The following are encoded in a window of Salvelinus fontinalis isolate EN_2023a chromosome 40, ASM2944872v1, whole genome shotgun sequence genomic DNA:
- the LOC129839301 gene encoding zinc finger protein 501-like isoform X1 codes for MSSPSYSPPAKEEESCWTEKEAPVKEEEEDVTVKQEVESEAVTVKQDVEGEAVTVKQEESEDVTVKQEVESEAVTVKQDVEGEAVGVKEEEEAFIVKDEVGVTVEEEKQDGAVLGVKEEELTVTVKEEDIFRVKEEDAVFGVKEEGEITVTWEEEEEEEEEEIGDVINTTGVRPDTHSDSRKSPSGEPDPETSKPTRRHHCSQCGKSFTKLRNLKEHERTHTGEKPFQCSQCGKSFTVLTNLKRHERIHTGEKPYQCSQCEKSFTVLVNMKRHERVHTGEKPYQCSQCGKSFTQLRSLKRHERVHSGEKPFHCSHCERSFRSSANMKEHERTHTGEKPFQCSHCGKSFTHLVSLKRHERMHTGEMPYQCSHCGKSFSQSAKLKRHKRMHTGEKPFKCSHCGKSFTQSGGLKKHEIKKKLCSLCS; via the exons ATGAGCTCACCAAGCTACTCCCCACCTGCTAAAGAAGAAGAGagctgctggacggagaaagaagcccccgtgaaagaggaagaggaggatgtcactgttaaacaagaagtagagagtgaggctgttacagtTAAACAAGACGTAGAGGGTGAAGCTGTTACAGTTAAACAAGAAGAGAGTGAGGATGTCACAGTGAAACAAGAAGTAGAGAGTGAAGCTGTTACAGTTAAACAAGACGTAGAGGGTGAAGCTGTtggagtgaaagaagaggaagaagctTTCATAGTAAAAGACGAGGTGGGTGTTACTGTGGAGGAAGAGAAACAAGACGGTGCCGTtttgggagtgaaagaggaggaattGACTgtcacagtgaaagaagaagatattttcagagtgaaagaggaggatgccgTCTttggagtgaaggaggagggggagattactgtcacatgggaggaggaggaggaggaggaagaagaagagatcGGAGATGTAATTAACACCA CAGGAGTAAGACCAGACACTCACTCTGACAGCAGGAAGAGTCCTTCAGGGGAACCAGACCCTGAGACGTCCAAACCAACGAGACgacaccactgctcccagtgtggaaagagttttactaaGTTACGGAACCTAAAAgagcatgagaggacacacacaggagaaaagccgttccaatgttcccagtgtggaaagagttttaccgtGTTAACTAACCTGAaaaggcatgagagaatacacactggAGAAAAGCCTTACCAATGTTCCCAATGTGAAAAGAGTTTTACTGTGTTAGTTAACATGAAAAGGCATGAGagagtacacacaggagaaaagccttaccaATGTTCTCAGTGTGGCAAGAGTTTTACCCAGTTAAGGTCCCTGAAAAGGCATGAGAGAGTACACTCTGGAGAGAAGCCTTTTCACTGTTCCCATTGTGAAAGGAGTTTTAGGTCGTCTGCAAACATGAAGgagcatgagaggacacacacaggagaaaaacctTTCCAATGCTCacattgtggaaagagttttacccatCTAGTGAGCCTGAAAAGACATGAGAGAATGCACACAGGAGAAATGCCCTACCAATGCTCccattgtggaaagagtttttcCCAATCAGCAAAACTGAAAAGACACAAGAGAatgcacactggagagaagcctttcaaatgctcccattgtggaaagagtttcacCCAATCAGGGGGCCTTAAAAAACACGAGATAAAGAAGAAGCTATGTTCTTTATGTTCTTGA
- the LOC129839301 gene encoding zinc finger protein 501-like isoform X2, producing the protein MSSPSYSPPAKEEESCWTEKEAPVKEEEEDVTVKQEVESEAVTVKQDVEGEAVTVKQEESEDVTVKQEVESEAVTVKQDVEGEAVGVKEEEEAFIVKDEVGVTVEEEKQDGAVLGVKEEELTVTVKEEDIFRVKEEDAVFGVKEEGEITVTWEEEEEEEEEEIGDVINTRVRPDTHSDSRKSPSGEPDPETSKPTRRHHCSQCGKSFTKLRNLKEHERTHTGEKPFQCSQCGKSFTVLTNLKRHERIHTGEKPYQCSQCEKSFTVLVNMKRHERVHTGEKPYQCSQCGKSFTQLRSLKRHERVHSGEKPFHCSHCERSFRSSANMKEHERTHTGEKPFQCSHCGKSFTHLVSLKRHERMHTGEMPYQCSHCGKSFSQSAKLKRHKRMHTGEKPFKCSHCGKSFTQSGGLKKHEIKKKLCSLCS; encoded by the exons ATGAGCTCACCAAGCTACTCCCCACCTGCTAAAGAAGAAGAGagctgctggacggagaaagaagcccccgtgaaagaggaagaggaggatgtcactgttaaacaagaagtagagagtgaggctgttacagtTAAACAAGACGTAGAGGGTGAAGCTGTTACAGTTAAACAAGAAGAGAGTGAGGATGTCACAGTGAAACAAGAAGTAGAGAGTGAAGCTGTTACAGTTAAACAAGACGTAGAGGGTGAAGCTGTtggagtgaaagaagaggaagaagctTTCATAGTAAAAGACGAGGTGGGTGTTACTGTGGAGGAAGAGAAACAAGACGGTGCCGTtttgggagtgaaagaggaggaattGACTgtcacagtgaaagaagaagatattttcagagtgaaagaggaggatgccgTCTttggagtgaaggaggagggggagattactgtcacatgggaggaggaggaggaggaggaagaagaagagatcGGAGATGTAATTAACACCA GAGTAAGACCAGACACTCACTCTGACAGCAGGAAGAGTCCTTCAGGGGAACCAGACCCTGAGACGTCCAAACCAACGAGACgacaccactgctcccagtgtggaaagagttttactaaGTTACGGAACCTAAAAgagcatgagaggacacacacaggagaaaagccgttccaatgttcccagtgtggaaagagttttaccgtGTTAACTAACCTGAaaaggcatgagagaatacacactggAGAAAAGCCTTACCAATGTTCCCAATGTGAAAAGAGTTTTACTGTGTTAGTTAACATGAAAAGGCATGAGagagtacacacaggagaaaagccttaccaATGTTCTCAGTGTGGCAAGAGTTTTACCCAGTTAAGGTCCCTGAAAAGGCATGAGAGAGTACACTCTGGAGAGAAGCCTTTTCACTGTTCCCATTGTGAAAGGAGTTTTAGGTCGTCTGCAAACATGAAGgagcatgagaggacacacacaggagaaaaacctTTCCAATGCTCacattgtggaaagagttttacccatCTAGTGAGCCTGAAAAGACATGAGAGAATGCACACAGGAGAAATGCCCTACCAATGCTCccattgtggaaagagtttttcCCAATCAGCAAAACTGAAAAGACACAAGAGAatgcacactggagagaagcctttcaaatgctcccattgtggaaagagtttcacCCAATCAGGGGGCCTTAAAAAACACGAGATAAAGAAGAAGCTATGTTCTTTATGTTCTTGA
- the LOC129839302 gene encoding zinc finger protein with KRAB and SCAN domains 1-like, which translates to MNSLNDSHPAKEEAHGLNIVVIEEEEEKEAFGMKEEEKAHITLKEEDDNVTVEQGSGVNEAMYVTMTEVEIEEDSVFRVKEEMSVTVKGEEEGFRVKEEEKDMTVTVKGEEEGFRVKEEEKDMTVTVKGEEEGFRVKEDVLVKEEEDIFGVKEEEEALRVKDEGDDDEEEGETGDLINTKERPDSHSDGRKSPSGEPDPETPKPARPHHCSQCGKSFTRLWDRKIHERIHSGVKPYHCSDCGKRFTQLGHLKEHKRTHTGEKPYQCPQCGKSFNQLGALKTHERIHTGEKPYQCSQCEKRFTQSGTLKEHELKHTKTQEKIYHCSHCGKTFSQSEDLKSHERIARLCSDLCF; encoded by the exons ATGAACTCACTAAATGACTCCCACCCTGCTAAAGAAGAAGCGCATGGCCTGAACATTGTCgtgatagaggaagaggaggaaaaagAAGCGTTCGGGATGAAAGAAGAGGAGAAGGCACATATCACATTGAAAGAAGAAGATGATAATGTCACGGTAGAACAAGGTTCTGGAGTAAATGAGGCGATGTATGTTACAATGACAGAAGTGGAGATAGAAGAGGACTCCGTTTTTAGAGTGAAGGAGGAGATGTCTGTCacagtgaaaggagaggaagaaggtttcagggtgaaagaggaggagaaggacatgactgttacagtgaaaggagaggaagaaggtttcagggtgaaagaggaggagaaggacatGACTGTCacagtgaaaggagaggaagaaggttTCAGGGTGAAAGAGGATGTTttagtgaaggaagaagaggacaTTTTTGgtgtgaaagaggaggaagaagctTTGAGAGTGAAAGATGAGGgggatgatgatgaagaggagggggagactggagatctgattaacacca AAGAGAGACCAGACTCTCACTCCGATGGCAGGAAGAGTCCTTCGGGTGAACCAGATCCAGAGACGCCCAAACCAGCAAGACcacaccactgctcccagtgtggaaagagttttacccggTTATGGGACCGGAAaatacatgagagaatacactcTGGAgtgaagccttaccactgctcagaCTGTGGAAAGAGATTTACCCAGCTAGGGCACCTGAAAGAACATAAGAGAACACACACTGGTGAGAAGCCCTACCAATGCCCCCAGTgcggaaagagttttaaccagtTAGGGGCCCTGAAaacgcatgagagaatacacacaggagaaaagccctaCCAATGCTCCCAATGTGAAAAGAGATTTACCCAGTCAGGTACCCTGAAAGAGCATGAattaaaacacacaaagacacaggagAAGATATACCACTGCTCTCATTGCGGAAAgacattttcccagtcagaggacCTGAAATCACATGAGAGAATAGCGAGGCTGTGTTCCGACTTATGTTTTTGA